The Bacillota bacterium genome contains the following window.
TGCTCTCCAGCTTCCGGCGGGCCACTTCCGCGTCAATGGCCTCGGGCACGGGGTACACCTGCCGCTCCAGCCGCCCCTTGTTCTCCAGCAGCCAGCGCACGCTGAGAGCCTGGTTCGCAAAGCTCATGTCCATGACCTGCGCCGGGTGCCCCTCGGCCGCCGCGAGGTTGACCAGCCGCCCTTCCGCCAGCAGGCGGATGCGCCGCCCGTCTTCGAGGACGAACTCCTCCACGTGCGGCCGCACCGGGCGCCGCTCCTTGCTCATGGCCGCGAGGGCCGGAATGTTGATTTCGACGTCGAAGTGCCCCGCGTTGGCCAGGATGGCGCCGTCGCGCATGAGGGCTATGTGCCGGCCGTCGATAACCGCCCGGTTCCCGGTGGCGGTGACGAAGATCTGCCCTTCTTTGGCCGCCTCGGTCATGGGCATGACCCGGTAGCCTTCCATGGCGGCCTCCAGCGCCCGCAGTGGGTCCACTTCCACCACGATGACGTCTGCGCCCATGCCCCGGGCCCGGGCCGCGATGCCCCGGCCGCACCAGCCGAAGCCGACTACGACGAACTTGGCGCCGGCCAGCATGACATTCGTGGCGCGCAAGATACCGTCGATGGTCGACTGGCCCGTGCCGTAGCGGTTGTCGAACATGTGCTTCGTGCGAGCGTTGTTGACGGCCACGACGGGGAAAGGCAGCTCGCCGTCGCGGGCCATGGCCTGCAGGCGGATGACGCCTGTCGTCGTCTCCTCGGTGCCGCCGACGACGCCGGGCAGCAGCTCCCGCCGCTCCCGGTACAGCGTCGTCACCAGGTCCGCGCCGTCGTCCATCGTAATGTGGGGCTTGGTGTCCAGCACGGCGCGGATGTGGTCGTAGTAGGTGGCGTTGTCTT
Protein-coding sequences here:
- a CDS encoding adenosylhomocysteinase, which gives rise to MTIGDCKDRSLAALGRRRIEWADENMPVLRAIREEWAATRPLAGVRVAACMHVTTETANLMRTLQAAGAEVALCASNPLSTQDDVAAALNEEYGIATYAIKGEDNATYYDHIRAVLDTKPHITMDDGADLVTTLYRERRELLPGVVGGTEETTTGVIRLQAMARDGELPFPVVAVNNARTKHMFDNRYGTGQSTIDGILRATNVMLAGAKFVVVGFGWCGRGIAARARGMGADVIVVEVDPLRALEAAMEGYRVMPMTEAAKEGQIFVTATGNRAVIDGRHIALMRDGAILANAGHFDVEINIPALAAMSKERRPVRPHVEEFVLEDGRRIRLLAEGRLVNLAAAEGHPAQVMDMSFANQALSVRWLLENKGRLERQVYPVPEAIDAEVARRKLESMGVRLERLTPEQEEYLNTWRLGT